GACATGGCCTACGAGTCAGTCGGTGTCATTATGAATGGCCCCAAAGAACCAATATTTTGAGTTCGaagacttttttttctccgACGAGCATTCCAACCTCATTTTACATTTACCTGCGTCTATCCAGACCCGGATGCGAACGCGAACCGAATTGACAATTTTGAGCAGTTTCTGATTTGTTCTAGCCTACCTAAGATCTCTTTCTATGCGTGTGTGTTTATCGTGAAAGGTGGGAGCCTGAATCATGGTTTCTGGAATTACACAAATGGCAAAGAAGGCATGTTTGTCCTGCTTCTTCTCACTCCATGAGTGTCCGTACGACGAGGAAGCCCATGACTCGCTCCACGTCACTATTTCGGCCGTTAAAACGCCTCGTGAACACACCATTCACGTCGCAAATTAGCTCTTCTCACGGGGGCAACCTATCTGCAACAAAGACCGATGCCAACTTGTAGTTGGAGTGCTTCCCAAAGACGACGATAAAACGGGTGGTGGGCAATCCCGAGAagcctctcccccctccccccgcaCTAATCCGGCAGCTGAGCGGGTCTCGAACGATGGGAGCCCATCATGTGTCCAATTGGAGTCGTTCTAGACGTTGTCGACATGCGATGGCGCGATCGCGCGGCGCAAATCCGCCATCATGACCTGCCGCTCTGAACGCTTTCGGGGAAGCAAAAAGGGCGCAACTGAAGGATTTTCCCACGGCTCTTTATTTCGCGGTAATGCACGTGTGAGGGTCCCCCGGGCCCGGGAGACTGGGTCTGGCTGCCTCGAGGTTATTTTATTTAATTCTAAAAAACCCCTTTGAATCCCCAGCCACAGGTTGATGCGTGGCAGAACGTCCGTAAGCAAACTACACGGCAGACCACACTccccccctcgccccccttccctcatGTCAGATTACGAGGGAGACGCCAGTTAAGGGAATCGGGAATCATCAGTTCCAAGTTTCAACGACCGCCCGCAAGTTGGGTCTTTGTTGGCCCCCTCGTCATCACCATGTCGCAGTATCGAGCCTACGACAAGGACGATGGCGTCCCTGTCATCGAGGCCACGGGCCACGGCGGATTCGGAGGCGGCTACGGGGACGACTCGAACTCGACGGATGCCGACTTCTCCGCCTTTGACCCGCACAGCGGCGTCAAGCGAGGCCTGAAGACGCGGCACCTCAGCATGATGGCGCTGGCGGGCATCATCGGCCCGGGCCTCCTGatcggcgcgggcggcgcccTCTCCAACGGCGGCCCGGCGGCCCTGCTCATCGGGTtcggcgtcatcggcatcatcgccttcAGCATCATGCAGAGCCTCGGCGAGCTCACGACGCTGTATCCCACGGGCGGCGCCTTCACGGGCCTGGCGGACCGCTTCGTCGACAAGGGGTTCGGCGTCGCGCTCGGGTGGAACTACTTCATCATCTGGATGTGCGTCCTGGCCAACGAGTACAACGTGCTGTCCAGCATCTTTGTCTTTTGGAGTGACAAAGTGCCCTTGTGGGGATACTTTTTGATCTTCTGGGTGTGTTTggtttccccccctccccctcttcaaGAATGTGTTGTCTTTTGGCGGATGAAAGACGGGCGAAACTAACAACTCCGTCAAGACTCTCTTCCTAGGGTTCCAACTCCTTGGCATCGAGGCTTTTGGAGAGGCCGAATTCTGGCTGGCGCTGATGAAGCTCATCGGCTTGGTCGCCTACTTTCTTTTCTCCATCGTGTGAGTAACCAACTATTCATCTTCTAAAAAGAAAAAAGCCTATCTTTTTTTATATGCCCGCTGACagtccccccccttctttgTAGCTACGCCGCTGGAGGGATTCCCGGCCAGGACGCCCTCGGGTTCCGATATTGGCGGGACCCCGGCGCCTTCACCGACGGCTTCCGCGGCGTCGCCAAGGTGTTCGTCTTCTGCTCGACCTTTtacgccggcgtcgagtcCGTCGCCGTGGCGGCCACCGAGACCAAGAACCCGCGCGTCGCGGTGCCGCTCGCCATCCGGCAGGTCTTCTGGcgcatcatcttcatctACATGggctcggccttcttcttcggcctcaCCTGCCcggccaacgccgacgagctcgtcaacGGCGGGTCGCGCGCCGTCAAGAGCCCCATGACGGTCGCCATCCAGAACGCCGGCTGGGAGGGCGGCGTGCACCTCATCAACgccttcatcttcgtcacCTGCCTGAGCGCCTGCAACTCGTCCATCTTCATCGGCTCCCGCACCCTCCTGTACATGGGCCAGGACGGGAAAGCGCCCAGGATCCTGGGCAGGACGGACGGCCGCGGGGTGCCGATCCCGGCCATCGTCTTCACCAACCTCTGCGGCGCCCTGTCCATGATGAACATCAGCACCGGCGCGAGCAAGGCCTACTCGTACATCGTCAACCTCAGCGGCGTCTCGACCTTCCTCGTCTGGGgctccatctccttcatcCACATCCGCTTCCGCCAGGCGTGGAAGGCCCAGGGGCACGCCGAAAGCTCGCTGCCGTTCGTGTCGCTGTGGTACCCCTGGAACGCCTACTTCGGCCTGGCGGCCAACATCTTCCTGGCCATCGTCCAGGGCTGGACGACGCTGTCGCCCTTCGACGCCGGGTCGTTTGTCGACGCCTACATCCTGCTGCCCCTGTTCCCCCTGATCTGGTTCGGCTACAAGTTCTGGTTCAAGACGCACTTCTGGCGGACGAGCGAGATCGACCTGCTCTCCGGTCGGCGGAGAGACCTGGACGAGTCCCGGGAGATCGAGACGGGCGAACATGATTTGGACAGGCTCCCATGGTGGAGGCGGCTGCTGAAAAGCTTCTAGATCGATCGACTGGAAAGCTAGTCAAGTTGTGGCGCGCGGCCTTTGGTCATGGTCATGGTGAGATGTCGAATCCGAGGATGGAAAAATGTGTCTTGTCTCCGCCGTCATATGCTACACTTACAAAACAAGGCAAGGCGGTGGCGACCACGCACCCGGCCGAAACGTTGCGAAACGTTCAAGTCTCTGGATCCCGGCCGGTCACTGGTGGCTCGACGGATGTGATGTAGTTTATATTCGATACCCTAGTTGAACGTTTGAAAATGACGAGAGTCTCCGGCCTCTCATTTGCTGGTTACACTCTTGCCATGCAGAGAGTATCGTCGTTCACTCTGGAGCCAGACATTAGAtggatggtggtgatgggtGGTGCTGGTTTGGTGATGAATTGGTGTAAGCCCGGGCCTCCTTTTCGCATTCGGATGCGCTTGCGCCAGATGCGGTCCTTGGGAGTTCATCGGACTCGGTTATGCAAGTCAGCTGAGACGAGGACACAAAGAATTCAGGGTCCGAATCCGAGTCCCCGCCCCTTGGTAACACACCCCGGGTGTTTGGACCCTGTGACATGCCGGCTTCAGTTGTGTGGACATAAACTGCCGCAACTCCGATTTCtccatcaacatcaacatcaacatcgccaCCCATCGTCAGATGCCCTGGCACGCGCGATCCCGTCGTTTTTTGGGGAATGAAGTGTGTCTTCTTCGTTCGCAATGGGTCCCGTGTCAGTAGTCTTGAGCATGTCAAACAATCTGACAGGCAGACAAACACCCTCGACTCCTGAGGACATCACCCGCAGTCTCCAGCTTCAACTCGCGCAGAGCCCGGCGGCCGGAACTGGACTGTCAGCGACAACGTATCGACACGGACGAGACAAACGAAAAGCGCAGCACGAAGATCCGACTTGGAACATCAAGAAGCCCACCGGGGCAGAACCCGGGCCGGAGTCGCAGGCCGTCAAGAGGCGCGGACAGCAGGATCCCGGGTTCGGGTTCGCCAGTGAGCTGCAGCAGTATCTCGATGTCCTACGGCAACACGAGGTCGAGACCATCAACGTCCTGAGCAGCTCGGCACCTTCGACGCCGCAGGAGCCCAGGGAAGCCGTGACTTTCGCCCCAAACCTGCCGTACCCCGTCATCATCCCGCAGCGACGATCCGCGACGACTCGCGCGCGAGGGTTCGTCTGCGACTACTCGCCAGCACTACGGagcgccggcgtcggcgagaagTCGTTCTCGGGCTTCATCAGCCAGCTGAACAGGGTCGCCGAGCTGAAACCGCGCGCCCATGCCGTCAACTTTGGCGAATTCGCGGACGTGGTGTGCGCTGGCATGCGCCGCGATTCGTTCATCTCCGCGGCGGTccgcaaggccgtcgagatgACGAGCGGCGTCGGGAAGCCCACGGTGATGAACAAGTTCGTCGCGAACATGAATGACGAACTCTTCAAGCCAAAGGGGCTCGTTTGTCTTCTCATCACCTGGGAGCTCGAAGGGCCGGCAATATCGTTGACGGATCACAACAATGGAAGCAcaaggtcgacgtcggcaaCGCAGGAACCAAAAAGGAGAATACAGTGGCTGGATGGCTCCATCAGCACGACTCAGACGATGAGCGCAATTGAATGGCACCAACCTGCCAACGGAACCGAAAGAGATGGCAGTACGCTCTCAGGGGCAGAGATCTCGACGGTGACATGGAACCAAAGCTATTTTCCAAGCCCCGGCGGACGACCCATTCACGGCCAAGAGGACCAATGCGTAATGGCACACCACGTGGGAGAACACTGTAGACATCAAGTGGGAAATATGCAGACCGAACCCCGATTTCTCCCGGCGGAAACGATACAATACAAACAGGTCTCCAGCGGGGGCGACCTCTCTTCAGTCAAGCCTGGCGGTGAGACAGCCTTCAACGTCTCAAGCTGGCGTTTGACCCTCGAACAGCAGGACACCAGTGAAGATAGTACAGGCTCTTTCTGGGGTTTCGACACCTTCATGCCTTTTGAAGGCGCCCAGCAGGTTGCAGAAACGCAGCAGAAACCGTCGACAGAGGCGAACGATCCAGAGCCTTGCAGCACGAGCGTCGCTCCGCCCTCCTTCACTACTGGGGCGCTGGAGGTTGTAGAGACAGTAGGTCCATCACAAGAGGGGCTTTATTGAATAGAATTGCTAACGACGCTCTATAGGACTCGCTGTGTCTTTTGATTACAAACCTGCCTTGATCATGAGACAGAGAATCGCAGGGACACGGAAGCTCGCCATCGCATCATAGGACATTTGGATTGACTGGGCATCGCCACGGAGTTATTGTGTGTTCTTCCGAGACGGAATATTTCCAGCATCCACCGGAATCAGGTGTACACGACCCATGATGATCGAAACGTGTAATGATTAGAATAACTGTTCAGAGCGGGTTTTTGGAGACTGCtggcctgcctgcctgcacTGAATGGCATCTAGGAATCAGTGAAACCACTTCAAAGACTGCCAGAAGCCCTTTTGTTTTTAGATTATGGGCGACTGATTCAAACGATGCAAGACCACATCATTCTGTATCACAGTCTTCTTCTCGCTTCTCTTCGACAACGGACAGTGTAGGACCTACACGTCTAGAACCCCGCCGACATAATGAAGACCCGCCAGGTCGCATCCGCCCGCGCTCAGCAGTCTGCATCTTGCTAGAGGCGGGCATTGTGTGTGAAGCTACCGGGCACTACCCACTACTTCAAAgccttctttttttctgctTTCGTTCTGATTTGCAGGGCCGTCTTGAGAGCGTCCTCAAACAGCTCCCAGGTCGCCGGATCGTGCTCCGAGGGGAATGACCGGAAGTGATACCTCGCCCGAGTGAAGAATCCCTGCGCATCGTCCCGGTCCCCTTCCATTTCGAGATGGTCCGTGACGTCGTCCAGGAACTGGTCCCGCCAGATGGCCGACTCCGTGGCGAACAGCTTCCGCACGCAGCGGCTGGCGACCGCCTCGTAGACGAAGTCGGACCGCGGGaggtcgtcgtggtcgtcgatCTGGAGGCCCTGGGCCAGCCTCTGGCGGAAGAGCTGGGAGTGGAAGGCCTGCCCCTGCTGCTTGAGGTGGAACATGACGCGGTGGTAGAGCTGGAAGGGCGTGATGTCGTAGTCGGCCGGGATCcgcgcctcgtcctcggtctcggtgaGCCCCAGCAGCCCGTAGACCCGGTCTCGCGGGTCCGTACAGTGGTAGTCTTTGGAGAAGGCCAGCAGCCTGGTGAGGCGCGGCCGCGCCCCAGACCCGGGCTCCTTGTCCGTGAACGAAGGGCGCCGCGGGTCCGTCTGCCAGGACCTCCGCAGCCTCGACAGCTCCCTGCAGCTCTCGACGTGCTTCTCGATGCTGTGGTGGTGCTCCTGCTTCGACAGGTGCTTGAAGCCCAGGTTCGTCTGCTGCGAGATCCCAAAGGGCCTGAACTGCTGCAGCGACGCCCAGGAGATGGCGGACGGGCCGCACAGCACCCACAGCTCCTTGGCCAGGGTGAACTCCTGCACGATCCAGATCCGCGACCAGTACGGCCGGGAAACGAACCACTTGGCGTCCTTGAAGGAGAACTTGCGCTTCCGGGTCCGCAGGTAGTGGTTCCGCTCCCGTCGGGCCGTGTGTTTGAGACCTCGCAGGTAGTCGAACAGCagatcgacgccgccgccgccgccgccctcctccagTCCTATCCAGGCGATGACGAGATGCGCCGTCGAAAAGATGTCCTTCATGAGGCCGACCTGGTGGCCGCGCTCCGAGGTGTCGTCTTGGTTGACGCAGATGGCGTCGATCCAGAGAT
This sequence is a window from Colletotrichum higginsianum IMI 349063 chromosome 8, whole genome shotgun sequence. Protein-coding genes within it:
- a CDS encoding Amino acid permease, with translation MSQYRAYDKDDGVPVIEATGHGGFGGGYGDDSNSTDADFSAFDPHSGVKRGLKTRHLSMMALAGIIGPGLLIGAGGALSNGGPAALLIGFGVIGIIAFSIMQSLGELTTLYPTGGAFTGLADRFVDKGFGVALGWNYFIIWMCVLANEYNVLSSIFVFWSDKVPLWGYFLIFWTLFLGFQLLGIEAFGEAEFWLALMKLIGLVAYFLFSIVYAAGGIPGQDALGFRYWRDPGAFTDGFRGVAKVFVFCSTFYAGVESVAVAATETKNPRVAVPLAIRQVFWRIIFIYMGSAFFFGLTCPANADELVNGGSRAVKSPMTVAIQNAGWEGGVHLINAFIFVTCLSACNSSIFIGSRTLLYMGQDGKAPRILGRTDGRGVPIPAIVFTNLCGALSMMNISTGASKAYSYIVNLSGVSTFLVWGSISFIHIRFRQAWKAQGHAESSLPFVSLWYPWNAYFGLAANIFLAIVQGWTTLSPFDAGSFVDAYILLPLFPLIWFGYKFWFKTHFWRTSEIDLLSGRRRDLDESREIETGEHDLDRLPWWRRLLKSF
- a CDS encoding FAD binding domain protein translates to MGPVSVVLSMSNNLTGRQTPSTPEDITRSLQLQLAQSPAAGTGLSATTYRHGRDKRKAQHEDPTWNIKKPTGAEPGPESQAVKRRGQQDPGFGFASELQQYLDVLRQHEVETINVLSSSAPSTPQEPREAVTFAPNLPYPVIIPQRRSATTRARGFVCDYSPALRSAGVGEKSFSGFISQLNRVAELKPRAHAVNFGEFADVVCAGMRRDSFISAAVRKAVEMTSGVGKPTVMNKFVANMNDELFKPKGLVCLLITWELEGPAISLTDHNNGSTRSTSATQEPKRRIQWLDGSISTTQTMSAIEWHQPANGTERDGSTLSGAEISTVTWNQSYFPSPGGRPIHGQEDQCVMAHHVGEHCRHQVGNMQTEPRFLPAETIQYKQVSSGGDLSSVKPGGETAFNVSSWRLTLEQQDTSEDSTGSFWGFDTFMPFEGAQQVAETQQKPSTEANDPEPCSTSVAPPSFTTGALEVVETDSLCLLITNLP
- a CDS encoding Pectinesterase; the protein is MTSTGDLYPSLNRETRSVRLVKIHAPVGNETLRCTLTAQPLDDAPPFIAVSYVWGSPEPSREIRVNEAAFRVRENLWHALQQLARIANNADNCISEQKKPGAKLPQHLWIDAICVNQDDTSERGHQVGLMKDIFSTAHLVIAWIGLEEGGGGGGVDLLFDYLRGLKHTARRERNHYLRTRKRKFSFKDAKWFVSRPYWSRIWIVQEFTLAKELWVLCGPSAISWASLQQFRPFGISQQTNLGFKHLSKQEHHHSIEKHVESCRELSRLRRSWQTDPRRPSFTDKEPGSGARPRLTRLLAFSKDYHCTDPRDRVYGLLGLTETEDEARIPADYDITPFQLYHRVMFHLKQQGQAFHSQLFRQRLAQGLQIDDHDDLPRSDFVYEAVASRCVRKLFATESAIWRDQFLDDVTDHLEMEGDRDDAQGFFTRARYHFRSFPSEHDPATWELFEDALKTALQIRTKAEKKKALK